A region of the Mycoavidus sp. HKI genome:
TTTTCTATCGGGCGTATATTGATGTTCGCTCATTGGTCAGTCTCCCTACTTTTAGAGGCCGCAAAAAATATTGCGTAGACGTCAGCCTCTTCGGTTTGTGCTTTCAAAAGAACCTTTACTCGTGGCCAGGTAGCGTTGTAGCCACTCTTTTTCATGCCGCGTAGAAGAAAAATAACTCAATTGAGAGATAATGTAAACTATTTTAGTTAAATATCGCACAAAAAGTTTAGCTCAGAGGAAATATGATGCGGCAGAATCGCTTTATGCCATCCGACCAAGAAAGAAGCGCCTTCTCAGAACGTTTGCGGCTTGCGTTAAAGCGAGGCCATAAACCTGTTAAAGGGGCAACAGATTTAGCCCGCCTGTTCAATTTGCAACATGACGGTACCGGTGTTTCGGTGCAGACTACGCATAAATGGTTAAGCGGCCGCGCAATTCCAACTACGGAAAAGATCAAGACACTAGCTGAATGGCTTGGTGTGAGTGAGCATTGGTTACATTATGGACCACCTCCCGATCCGAGCCTGTCAAAAACCAAAGAGACCAAATTCCAGCAAGCTAAGTATCCAGCCTCTCCTGAAACAATTGAGCTAGCTAAAAAGATTGAGGCATTGCCCGAACATCAAAAATATTTGGTAGAGGAACTGATCACTCAGTTTTATGGACAAGGGCCAGATTGACCTGGTGAGCAGCGCAGTCATACTTCCTCAAAACTGCACCGCACACAGGCAAACCTGGTTTGCGTCTGCCGACTGTCTTTCGGGAGGCTTTGCATGCATTCAGGACAGCCTTTTAGAAATCCCTCCTACAAGCAAATTAACTCAATAGGATGCGCTGGCTCATATGTTTTTAGCTCAATAAGGGACTAATTCTAAAAAAATAGCTCAATAAAGCAAAACTCTAAACTAATTTGGGTATATATAGCATTAAGGGTTGAACCATGGGGAAATATGATACGGCAGAATTCCCCCATGCCATCTAATCAAGAAAGATCAGCCTTCTCAGAGCGTTTGCGGCTTGCATTAAAGCGAGGCCCCAAACCCGTTAAGGGCGCAACAGACCTAGCGCGCCTTTTTAACCTACAACATCGTGACGGTGCCGGCGTTTCGGTGCAGACTACGCATAAATGGTTAACTGGCCGCGCAATTCCAACCGCGGATAAAATCAAAACCCTCGCCGAATGGCTTGGTGTTGGAGAACATTGGCTGCATTACGGACCGCCACCTGATCCAGCACTGCTAAAAGCTAAAGAGGTCAAGCTTAAACAAGCTAAGTATCCGCCTTCACCGGAAACCGTTACGCTTGCCAAGAAGATTGAAGCTCTGCCAGAGCATCAGAGATATTTGGTGGAAGAGCTCATTACGCAGTTCTACGGGAAAGTACCCGAATAATCCCACCCTCTTAGCAAAAAAACGCCCTTCAGTCTGAAGGGCGTTTTTTTTGTGGTCAGAAGAGCCCCTAAGTTGGGGCTCAATCGTTTTCTAACTAATTACGTACAATCCGTCTCGTGATATACCATTGCTGCAGTATAGACAGCAGATTATTCACTACATAATAGAGAACTAAGCCGGCGGGAAAGAAGAAGAACATAACCGAAAATGCAAGCGGCATAAACATCATCATCTTGGCCTGAAGCGGATCCGGCGGCGTTGGATTTAAGCGCGTTTGCACAAACATTGAAAGCGCCATCAGAATTGGCAAGATGAAATAAGGATCTTGCTGTGACAAGTCATGAATCCAGCCGATCCAGGGCGCACCACGCATTTCTACTGATGACAGCAATACCCAATACAGCGAAATAAACACGGGAATTTGGATGACTACCGGCAAACACCCACCCAATGGATTTATTTTCTCTGTTTTATAAAGCTCCATTAACGCAGCATTCATCTTCTGCGGATCGCCTTTATAACGCTCTCGTAACGCTTGCATACGTGGCGTAATCTCTTTCATGCGGGCCATTGAGCGATAGCTGGCGGCCGACAATGGAAAGAATACGGCCTTAATCAGTAAGGTTAATGCAACAATTGACCAGCCCCAATTGCCCAACCAGCTATGTATTTTGTCGAGCAGCCAGAACAATGGCTTGGCAATAATCGTCACCCAACCATAATCTTTCACCAACTCAAGACCCGGTGCAATCGTTTCAAGCATGCGCTCTTCTTCAGGGCCCGCAAAAAGACGTGCCTGCACTTGGACCGCTTGCCCCGGCATCAGGGTTTGCACAGCTTGTTTCGCCCCTACGCGATACAGTGACGAATCCAGTTTATTGACATAAATATCTCGCGTCACGCCTTGCTGCAACAGCCATGCCGATGCAAAATGATGCTGCACCATGGCGATCCAGCCATTATCGGCTTGTCTGGCATAGTCCGCTTTATTTTTATCAATATCGCTAAAGCCGACTTTCTGGAAATTTTGCTGCGAGGTATACACCACCGGCCCGATATAGGTATGCGAGAACCGTGGGGTTTCAACAGGCGTGCTATCACGCACCAACTCCATATAGAGTACTGGCTGCACCGGCGCTGAACTGGCGTTGATGATGTCGTGCTGGACATCGATCACGTAACTGCCACGTGTAAAAGTGTAACGCTTTACAAGCTTGACACCATTTTTCACGGGAGATTCAAATTGAACCTCAAGCGTATTTGCATTAACCGCTAATTCACGAGGGCCAGACTGGACGCTAAAGAGATCGTTATGGTTGGGAAAATCGCCGCCAATCAGGCCCGTACGGGCTAAATAAACATGAGTGGGCGTCTCATCAAAAAGCGCAACGTACTGGTTAGCTTGTTGACTATCTGTTTGCTGAGTCAGCGCTAATTTA
Encoded here:
- a CDS encoding transcriptional regulator; translated protein: MPSDQERSAFSERLRLALKRGHKPVKGATDLARLFNLQHDGTGVSVQTTHKWLSGRAIPTTEKIKTLAEWLGVSEHWLHYGPPPDPSLSKTKETKFQQAKYPASPETIELAKKIEALPEHQKYLVEELITQFYGQGPD
- a CDS encoding transcriptional regulator yields the protein MPSNQERSAFSERLRLALKRGPKPVKGATDLARLFNLQHRDGAGVSVQTTHKWLTGRAIPTADKIKTLAEWLGVGEHWLHYGPPPDPALLKAKEVKLKQAKYPPSPETVTLAKKIEALPEHQRYLVEELITQFYGKVPE
- the yidC gene encoding membrane protein insertase YidC, translated to MDIKRNILWIVLVISLVLLFDNWQRYNGRPARFFPDPVPAHTVDKVTSSNAPPTASSSLSAATVPAAQGVANSQKIHIKTDVYEADISTQGATLSKLALTQQTDSQQANQYVALFDETPTHVYLARTGLIGGDFPNHNDLFSVQSGPRELAVNANTLEVQFESPVKNGVKLVKRYTFTRGSYVIDVQHDIINASSAPVQPVLYMELVRDSTPVETPRFSHTYIGPVVYTSQQNFQKVGFSDIDKNKADYARQADNGWIAMVQHHFASAWLLQQGVTRDIYVNKLDSSLYRVGAKQAVQTLMPGQAVQVQARLFAGPEEERMLETIAPGLELVKDYGWVTIIAKPLFWLLDKIHSWLGNWGWSIVALTLLIKAVFFPLSAASYRSMARMKEITPRMQALRERYKGDPQKMNAALMELYKTEKINPLGGCLPVVIQIPVFISLYWVLLSSVEMRGAPWIGWIHDLSQQDPYFILPILMALSMFVQTRLNPTPPDPLQAKMMMFMPLAFSVMFFFFPAGLVLYYVVNNLLSILQQWYITRRIVRN